From Mya arenaria isolate MELC-2E11 chromosome 1, ASM2691426v1, a single genomic window includes:
- the LOC128237258 gene encoding uncharacterized protein LOC128237258 isoform X3, with product MSGRSSKMKVLLVTLTCLALCHAQAPATRTKSRRGPPPSWKAAAPPASAGAPIKYRPFAPPPRRNDVKDVRDNFGRRLPVLEPAPLSAYPPPPSPMIRGPPPPRRFVNPPIPRNPLPPVRTKPIVDVPPPMVPVTDPPTPPPTYPPQVYEPPSPDANKEEEEES from the exons ATGTCCG GAAGAAGTTCAAAAATGAAGGTGCTTTTGGTAACTCTTACCTGTTTGGCACTTTGCCACGCCCAGGCTCCAGCCACGAGGACAAAATCACGCCGTGGCCCGCCGCCATCGTGGAAAGCCGCGGCACCGCCAGCATCCGCGGGCGCTCCGATCAAGTACAGACCGTTCGCCCCGCCACCCAGACGTAATGACGTGAAAGACGTCCGGGACAACTTCGGTCGCCGTCTACCAGTTCTGGAACCCGCGCCACTTTCCGCGTATCCACCGCCGCCGTCGCCCATGATCCGCGGACCTCCGCCACCAAGACGTTTTGTAAACCCACCAATTCCACGAAACCCCCTGCCGCCAGTTCGAACAAA ACCCATCGTCGACGTCCCGCCGCCCATGGTTCCGGTGACGGACCCACCCACGCCACCGCCGACATACCCACCACAAGTGTACGAGCCTCCGTCACCGGATGCAAACAAGGAGGAGGAAGAGGAGAGCTAA
- the LOC128237258 gene encoding uncharacterized protein LOC128237258 isoform X1, whose translation MSGRSSKMKVLLVTLTCLALCHAQAPATRTKSRRGPPPSWKAAAPPASAGAPIKYRPFAPPPRRNDVKDVRDNFGRRLPVLEPAPLSAYPPPPSPMIRGPPPPRRFVNPPIPRNPLPPVRTKSIGFIGRPIVDVPPPMVPVTDPPTPPPTYPPQVYEPPSPDANKEEEEES comes from the exons ATGTCCG GAAGAAGTTCAAAAATGAAGGTGCTTTTGGTAACTCTTACCTGTTTGGCACTTTGCCACGCCCAGGCTCCAGCCACGAGGACAAAATCACGCCGTGGCCCGCCGCCATCGTGGAAAGCCGCGGCACCGCCAGCATCCGCGGGCGCTCCGATCAAGTACAGACCGTTCGCCCCGCCACCCAGACGTAATGACGTGAAAGACGTCCGGGACAACTTCGGTCGCCGTCTACCAGTTCTGGAACCCGCGCCACTTTCCGCGTATCCACCGCCGCCGTCGCCCATGATCCGCGGACCTCCGCCACCAAGACGTTTTGTAAACCCACCAATTCCACGAAACCCCCTGCCGCCAGTTCGAACAAA GAGTATTGGATTCATCGGCAGACCCATCGTCGACGTCCCGCCGCCCATGGTTCCGGTGACGGACCCACCCACGCCACCGCCGACATACCCACCACAAGTGTACGAGCCTCCGTCACCGGATGCAAACAAGGAGGAGGAAGAGGAGAGCTAA
- the LOC128237258 gene encoding uncharacterized protein LOC128237258 isoform X2, whose product MKVLLVTLTCLALCHAQAPATRTKSRRGPPPSWKAAAPPASAGAPIKYRPFAPPPRRNDVKDVRDNFGRRLPVLEPAPLSAYPPPPSPMIRGPPPPRRFVNPPIPRNPLPPVRTKSIGFIGRPIVDVPPPMVPVTDPPTPPPTYPPQVYEPPSPDANKEEEEES is encoded by the exons ATGAAGGTGCTTTTGGTAACTCTTACCTGTTTGGCACTTTGCCACGCCCAGGCTCCAGCCACGAGGACAAAATCACGCCGTGGCCCGCCGCCATCGTGGAAAGCCGCGGCACCGCCAGCATCCGCGGGCGCTCCGATCAAGTACAGACCGTTCGCCCCGCCACCCAGACGTAATGACGTGAAAGACGTCCGGGACAACTTCGGTCGCCGTCTACCAGTTCTGGAACCCGCGCCACTTTCCGCGTATCCACCGCCGCCGTCGCCCATGATCCGCGGACCTCCGCCACCAAGACGTTTTGTAAACCCACCAATTCCACGAAACCCCCTGCCGCCAGTTCGAACAAA GAGTATTGGATTCATCGGCAGACCCATCGTCGACGTCCCGCCGCCCATGGTTCCGGTGACGGACCCACCCACGCCACCGCCGACATACCCACCACAAGTGTACGAGCCTCCGTCACCGGATGCAAACAAGGAGGAGGAAGAGGAGAGCTAA